The window GTCGTCGTCGCCCTTGGCGGCTTCGGCAGCATACCTGGCGCGCTCTTTGCCGCGCTGCTCATCGGCCTCGTCGAATCCTTCACCGGCTTCTACGTCGCCGCGGTTCTCAAATATGTCGCCGTCTTCGCGATATATCTGATCGTCATACTTGTGCGCCCCAAGGGCCTCTTCGGGTGGTGACGGCTATGCAGCTAAATAAAAAGGATAAACTCTGGTACGGTTTCATCATAGCGGCGTTAATACTGCCCTGCATCCCCGGGCTTATCGGCGGTTCCTCCTTCTTCGGACACGTGGCGACGATGGTCCTGCTCTACGCCGCCATGGCGCAGTCCTGGAACATCATCAGCGGCTACGGCGGACAGGTCTCCTTCGGCCACTCCGTATTCTTCGGAATCGGGGCCTACGGAGCCGGCCTCGCGGTCGTCACCTTCGGCTCGCTGCCCTGGTACGGCGCGCCGCTCGGAATGCTCGCCGCGGCGGTCGTCTCCATCCTCATCAGCTACCCCTGCTTCCGGCTCAAGGGCCACTACTTCGCCATCGCGACCTTCGCCATCGTGGAGATATTCAACCGCCTCTTCATGATCTGGGACGCCGTCGGCGGCGCGCTCGGCCTTGACTATCCGATCCTGCCCGACGGCTGGAAAAACTTCTCCTGGTCGGACACCAAGACCGGCTACTACCTCGGGGCGCTCGCGATATTCGTCCTCGTCTACGGCATCGTGCGCTGGATAGAGAAAAACCGCATGGGCTACTACCTGCTCGCCGTACGCGAGGGACAGGAGACCGCCGAATCCCTCGGCGTCAACAGCACCTTCGTCAAACTCGGCGCGATGGCCCTCTCCGCGGCGCTGGCGGCCCTCTGCGGCGCCTTCTTCGCGCAGTACAACTACCGCGTGGACCCGCCGATGGTCATGTCGCTCGACATGTCGATGAAATTCGTGCTCATAACGATACTGGGCGGCATCGGCACCTTCTGGGGGCCATTCCTCGGCGCCCTCGTGCTCATACCGCTGCAGGAATACACCAGGGCCTACCTCTCGCACCTCGGCGCGGGGATAGACCTGATAATCTTCGGCATAATAATCATCATCGTGATGATAAAAGAACCGCGCGGCATCATGGGGCTGCTCTCCTACTTTACTAAAAGATCCGACGCGGATAAAAGAGAGGAGGCGAAGTGCTGATGGCTCTGCTTGAAGTGAGAGACCTGACAATGAAATTCGGCTCGCTGCTCGCTAACAGCGACGTCTCTTTCGACGTTGAAAAGGGAACCATCGTCGGCCTCATCGGTCCCAACGGCGCGGGAAAGACGACCCTCTTCAACTGCGTCGCGGGGCTCTACACCCCCACGGCGGGAAAAGTATTCTTCAAAGGCGAAGACGTCACCGACCTGCCGGCCTACAAAATGGCGCGCCGCGGCGTCGCGCGCACCTTCCAGGTCGTGCGCCCGCTCAAAGAGATGACCGTCTTTGAAAACATCCTCGTAGGGGCCTACATGCGCACCGGCGACAGCGCCAAGGCCAAAGAGATCGCCGAGCGCTGCCTGGAGCTCTGCTTCCTTGGCGAACACCGCTGCCGTCTCGCGGGAGGACTCACCATCGGCAACAAAAAGCGGCTGGAGGTAGCGCGCGCCCTCGCCACCGAACCCGAGCTGCTGCTGCTCGACGAGGCTGTGGCAGGACTCACCTCAACGGAGGTCAGAGAGATGGTCGAAGTCATCGTCCGCCTGCGTGAAGAGGGCATCACCATCCTCATGGTCGAACACATAATGGAAGCCATCATGCCCATCGCCGACAAAATAGTAGTCCTTGCGAGCGGCAAAAAAATCGCCGAGGGCGCGCCGGCGGATATCGTCAAAGATCCCGTCGTCATCACCGCCTACTTCGGCGAAAAATTCAGCAAACGGATCAACGAACATAAAGCGGACGCCCCCGCGGAAAATTCGGATGTTCACGCGGAGCGCGAACAGGGGACTGCGCATAAGGAGGGAATATAATGACGGCGATGCTTGAAGTTAAAAACATACACTGCGCCTACGACCAGGTCTCCGTCATCCACGGCATCTCGCTGCATGTGAACGAGGGAGAGATCGTGGCCATCCTCGGCGCGAACGGGGCGGGGAAGTCCACGCTCATGCGCGCCGTCGCGGGCCTTATGCACCCGACCGCCGGAACCATAACCTTCGACGGCTGCGACATCACGAAGATGTCCGCCTCCAAAAGCATAAAATTGGGGCTAAGCTACGTCCCCGAGGGACGCAGGCTCTTCTCCAAACTTACCGTGCGCGAAAACCTTGAACTCGGAGCCTTCAGCGTCACCGATAAAAGTGTCGTCGCCGAACGCCTCGACGAAATGTACGAACTGTTCCCGATACTCAAAAGCCGCTCCGGACAGACCGCGGAGACGATGAGCGGCGGTGAACAGCAGATGTGCGCCATCGCGCGCGGCCTCATGTCCCGTCCGAAGCTGATAATGCTCGACGAACTTTCGCTCGGGCTCCAGCCCAGCCTCGTGGAGAGAGTCCTTGAGGCCGTCGCCGAAATAAGAAAACGCGGCGTCACCGTCCTGCTCGTCGAACAGATGGTGCAGGAGGCGCTGGAGATCGCCGACCGCGGCTACGTCCTCCAGACGGGGCGCGTCGTCCACAAAGGCACCTCGCAGGAGCTCCTCGACTCGGATGAGGTGCGCAGAGCTTACATGGGCATGTAAAAATCGGTGCGAATAAGCACCGTATGCGTCATAAGCCGGTCCCTGAGTGTCCTCGCCGTATGAACAATACGGCTCCGGTACTCAGAGACCGGCTTATTTAGCCTACGGCACTTCTTCGCACCGATTTTCCTGCTGTCATGTGAATTTTCAAAACCGATTTCCTTCGGGTAGGAAAAGAGATAAATAACGATTTACCAAAGATTTTGGCGCCCTCTCTGAGGGAGCTCCCCGCGATGAACAGAGTCCCGCAAACCGGACAACGCTATAAAAGCTCCCAAGGGTATCAAAAATTTATTCAATAAAGAGACTTCGATATTGCATCGGAGCCTTTTTCAATTTTATCTGTATCCTGTCGTTATTATAATACCTTATATATTCGTCTATGGCATCTTTGGCCTCCTCGTAGTTCTCCCATTTTACTCGGTTGACGAGTTCTGATTTAATGTGACTAAAGAAGTTTTCTGCACATGCATTATCCAAACAATTTCCTTTCCTTGACATTGAGACCTTGAGTCCGTATCTTTGTGTCAGGTTGAAATATGCATGGCTTGTATATTGAAACCCCTGGTCGCTGTGGAGGATTGGTCCATCAGCGACCACCTTATTATTATTTTCAAATGCTTTCTTCAATGTATCGGTTACTAACTTAATATTATTATTACGACTGATTTGATATCCCTGTATGGAATTATCAAAGAGATCTTTTATCATGGAGAGGAATATATTACCCTTTTTTGTTCGTATATATGTGATATCAGTAACCAGTTTCTGGTTTGGTCTGTCGGAACGAAATTCTCTGTTCAGGATATTCTCATAGCTGTGGATATTTCCTGACATCACTTTAAACTTTTTCTTTTTTCTTATTTCCGCTTGAAGTCCCGCTTTTTTCATAACACGCCTTACCCTCTTATTGTTTACATGAATGCCAATGAAGTTGTTGAGCCACAGAGTCATTCGCCTGTACCCATAAGTGTTTTTGTTGATATTCTGTCCCGTTCTTATTGCTTCTATGAGAGGACCGTCTTTATCTTTCATTCCACGCCGCTTTAGCCAACTGTAGTATGCGGAGCGTGATACGGACAAAAATCTACACATTCCACAGACAGAATGTTTTGTTGAAAATTCAAAAATGATCCTGTATTTAATATTTCTTTCTATCACCACCTTTGCAGCTCTAAGGCTTTTTTTAATACGTCGACCTGCATTTCCAGCTCTTTAATCTTTTCTATGCTATTTGTAACTTCCAATTTCTTATCTGGACAGTCTTGTTTTGAACTAGAAATATCCCCTTGTTCGATAAATTCCTTACACCATCGTCTTAAAAGAGAGGGACTTGAAATGTTAAAAGATGAGGTAACATCTACCATAGTACGTCCCTCTTCTAAATGAGCCGAAACAGCTTCAAGTTTTACAGCCTTGCTGTAGGTTCTTTTTTTCCTTGTATCATCCAGTAAGTCCTTCTGTCCGCTCTTATATAAAGATATCCATGTTTTAACAGAATCAGGACTAACACCAAGTTCTTCAGCAATCCGCCTTCGTGGAATTCCCTGTTTGTGCATCTCAATTGCTCTTATTCTTTCTTCTGTTTTACGTTTACGCATAGAAGATCCCCCTTTATATGTATTTAGTTTTATTATAATCCAGGGGCTTTATTTGGCTGTCCGATTTTCGGGATGCTGTTCACGAAGCGGGGTGAGGGAGTTTTGACCTTAGGTTTTCCCGCGGCTTTTGCCGCGGGCTCTGTTTGGTGCGGTTTCCGCGCCAAACAGAGCAACACTCCTTCCGTCTCGCCGCAAAAGCGGCGGCGATCCACCTTCCTCAGAGAGGAAGGCTTTAAGAAAAAAACCGCTGTTTATCATCGATAGGGCAAAAGCTAAATCGCTATTTATCTTTTCCCCACTCAAAACTAAACCACAATTTACCGCTTTCCCCTCTCGAAGATAAATCGGCGTTTAGACGTGCGAGTTGCTAAATAACTTTGGGCTCTGGAACCGGAGCCGTATCTTTATACGGTGAGGATGCCAGAGCCCGAAGTTATGACGCAAGTCGTGCTTATAAACGCCGATTTACATTTGTGAACGGACCTTCCGCCTACCACTGTTACATTTATCACACGCAGCAGGTAACAGACAAAATAAGGAGGGTCACAGACATGAAGAACAAAAAAGTTCCCCCGTCGCCCATACCGCCGCGCGGCTCCTCGCCGCGCTGTACCGACTACCGCCCCGGCCTCCCGCCGCTTCCTGAGAGCTCTTTTCCGCCGCCGGTTCCCGCTCCATCCGCCGCCGCCCTCTCCCTTCCCGAAATAATCCGCGCCTACAGGCCGCTTGTGCTCGCTGTCGCGGGCAGGTATCAGGGGCGCGGCGCGGACTTCTGCGACCTTGAACAGGAGGGCTACCTCGCGCTGCTCATCCTCGTGCCGCAGTGTCCCGACATGAACTGGCTCGCATACTTCCTGCGCTGCCGTCTGCCCGGCGTCGTGCGCGACGCGGCGGCGCGCCTGAGACGGGCGCGGGCGCGCGCGGGGATGCTTCTTGAAGAGATAGAGGAGACGCTGGGGGCGGAGGAGGGGCGTTACCGCGAGATCGAGCTGCGCGCCACCCTCGCCCGCGAACTCACCACGGAAGAATACCGCCTCGCGCAGCTGCTCTCCGAGGGAAACACCCAGAGCGAAATAGCGAAAGAACTTGGCGTCACCCAGCAGGCCGTCGCCGCGCGGCTCAAAAAAATACGCGCTAAACTGAAAAAAGCGCTGCGGGAATAACCAAATCTTTAATATTTATGTTAGAATGTAGTCCGTATTATTGCTTATATAAAAATAAATAATGGAGGCTAAAGTGCACTAGTCAACAAAACCTGGACAGTTGACTTGCTTAACTCTGTATAGTAGGGGGGTATCTCGTTACGTCCTACTCCTAAAACTGCCGTTTCCGCTATACGCCTCCTTATACTGTTTCGGCGTCATGTATCCCAAAGCATAGGCCGGACGCTCTTCATTGAAGAATTTTATGTATTCCTCTATCTCCCGCTCTATGTTTTCTTTGCCTGTTACATGAAAGTCTGTAAACAGCTCCGCTTTCAGCCAGCCGTTTATCGCTTCCATCGCCGCATTGTCCGTAGGAGTTCCGCTTCTGGACATGGAGTGGGCTATATGGTTCAGTTCCAAGATGTCGTTGTATTTCTTGGAGGCGTATACCGCGCCCTGGTCTGTGTGCAGTATCGTCTGCCATTCCGTTTTTTTATCTTTATTCATTATCAGTCCTTCCAGCCCGTCTATGTATGTCATTCTGTCTCCGCGCCTTGAAGACAACGCATGGCTTACTATTTCGTTGTTCCATAGGTCCATATACAGTGTCAGCTCATAGTACGTACCTTTGAAGCAGAATGCCGTCATATCGCTCGCTATGTACTGCATCGGTGAGTATACCGGCAGGCCTGCAAGAAGCAGGTTGGGGAATAATCTGTACGGATTGCCTGGTTTTTTATAACGGTAGTGTTTTGCCTTGCTCTTTATACCGGCAGCCCTGCAACATTTATAGGCGTACGGATCTGAATGGACTATTCCGGTGTCAAGGCGTATCTTCGCGTTAAGCCATCTGTATCCGTGCGACGGATATCTTTTATGATATTCCATAAAGAGCATTA is drawn from Cloacibacillus porcorum and contains these coding sequences:
- a CDS encoding branched-chain amino acid ABC transporter permease, which codes for MQLNKKDKLWYGFIIAALILPCIPGLIGGSSFFGHVATMVLLYAAMAQSWNIISGYGGQVSFGHSVFFGIGAYGAGLAVVTFGSLPWYGAPLGMLAAAVVSILISYPCFRLKGHYFAIATFAIVEIFNRLFMIWDAVGGALGLDYPILPDGWKNFSWSDTKTGYYLGALAIFVLVYGIVRWIEKNRMGYYLLAVREGQETAESLGVNSTFVKLGAMALSAALAALCGAFFAQYNYRVDPPMVMSLDMSMKFVLITILGGIGTFWGPFLGALVLIPLQEYTRAYLSHLGAGIDLIIFGIIIIIVMIKEPRGIMGLLSYFTKRSDADKREEAKC
- a CDS encoding ABC transporter ATP-binding protein — encoded protein: MALLEVRDLTMKFGSLLANSDVSFDVEKGTIVGLIGPNGAGKTTLFNCVAGLYTPTAGKVFFKGEDVTDLPAYKMARRGVARTFQVVRPLKEMTVFENILVGAYMRTGDSAKAKEIAERCLELCFLGEHRCRLAGGLTIGNKKRLEVARALATEPELLLLDEAVAGLTSTEVREMVEVIVRLREEGITILMVEHIMEAIMPIADKIVVLASGKKIAEGAPADIVKDPVVITAYFGEKFSKRINEHKADAPAENSDVHAEREQGTAHKEGI
- a CDS encoding ABC transporter ATP-binding protein: MTAMLEVKNIHCAYDQVSVIHGISLHVNEGEIVAILGANGAGKSTLMRAVAGLMHPTAGTITFDGCDITKMSASKSIKLGLSYVPEGRRLFSKLTVRENLELGAFSVTDKSVVAERLDEMYELFPILKSRSGQTAETMSGGEQQMCAIARGLMSRPKLIMLDELSLGLQPSLVERVLEAVAEIRKRGVTVLLVEQMVQEALEIADRGYVLQTGRVVHKGTSQELLDSDEVRRAYMGM
- a CDS encoding IS3 family transposase; the protein is MVIERNIKYRIIFEFSTKHSVCGMCRFLSVSRSAYYSWLKRRGMKDKDGPLIEAIRTGQNINKNTYGYRRMTLWLNNFIGIHVNNKRVRRVMKKAGLQAEIRKKKKFKVMSGNIHSYENILNREFRSDRPNQKLVTDITYIRTKKGNIFLSMIKDLFDNSIQGYQISRNNNIKLVTDTLKKAFENNNKVVADGPILHSDQGFQYTSHAYFNLTQRYGLKVSMSRKGNCLDNACAENFFSHIKSELVNRVKWENYEEAKDAIDEYIRYYNNDRIQIKLKKAPMQYRSLFIE
- a CDS encoding helix-turn-helix domain-containing protein, encoding MRKRKTEERIRAIEMHKQGIPRRRIAEELGVSPDSVKTWISLYKSGQKDLLDDTRKKRTYSKAVKLEAVSAHLEEGRTMVDVTSSFNISSPSLLRRWCKEFIEQGDISSSKQDCPDKKLEVTNSIEKIKELEMQVDVLKKALELQRW
- a CDS encoding sigma-70 family RNA polymerase sigma factor, which produces MKNKKVPPSPIPPRGSSPRCTDYRPGLPPLPESSFPPPVPAPSAAALSLPEIIRAYRPLVLAVAGRYQGRGADFCDLEQEGYLALLILVPQCPDMNWLAYFLRCRLPGVVRDAAARLRRARARAGMLLEEIEETLGAEEGRYREIELRATLARELTTEEYRLAQLLSEGNTQSEIAKELGVTQQAVAARLKKIRAKLKKALRE
- a CDS encoding IS3 family transposase; translation: MKKRLRGERRWSGKGIYPFRQLEYQVILELSEYFPVVILCRVTGIPRSSFYNWKRSLFEPSKRARDFARSVMLFMEYHKRYPSHGYRWLNAKIRLDTGIVHSDPYAYKCCRAAGIKSKAKHYRYKKPGNPYRLFPNLLLAGLPVYSPMQYIASDMTAFCFKGTYYELTLYMDLWNNEIVSHALSSRRGDRMTYIDGLEGLIMNKDKKTEWQTILHTDQGAVYASKKYNDILELNHIAHSMSRSGTPTDNAAMEAINGWLKAELFTDFHVTGKENIEREIEEYIKFFNEERPAYALGYMTPKQYKEAYSGNGSFRSRT